In Oxalobacteraceae bacterium OTU3CINTB1, the sequence TGCGGCGCGGCGAAGTCCGCGCACCGCTGCGGCAAATCGGGCGCGTGGCGGCGCAGCACGTGGAAAAAGTTGTCCATCTCGCCGTCCGGCGCGAGCGGCATCAGCAGGCGCGCCGCCATCGGGTTGAGCATTTCGATGGCGCCGTCCTGCTGCAGCTGGATCAGCGCCACCGGCGCCCGATACAGGAACTGGATCAGCGCCTCGTAGGCGAGGTCGGTGTCGCCGCTCATGCCGGCGCTGGCGCTTGCCACGCGGCCACCCGGTTGCGTCCGCCCCGCTTGGCCGCGTACAAGGCCTCGTCGGCGCGCTTCATCAGGTCGTCGAAGCCGGCCAGCGTGTCGTCCATGACGGCCACCCCCAGACTGATCGAGTACGCGATCGGCTGCTGCGCGTAGGTGACCGGCGCCGAGGCCACCTCGGCGCGCAGGCGCTCGGCGATGGCCAGCGCGTCGTCCAGCGCGACGGAAGGCAGGATGATGGCGAATTCCTCGCCGCCGATGCGCGCCAGCACGTCCACCTGGCGGCACACGCGGCGCATGGTTTGCGCCAGATGGGCCAGCACCGCATCGCCGGCCGGGTGGCCGTGGCCATCGTTGACGGCCTTGAAATGGTCGGCGTCGATCACGATCAGCGCCACCGGGCGCACCGCCTTCTTGCGGCGCGTCAGCTCCAGCTCGGCCGCCTCGAAGAACGCGCGCCGGTTCGACAGGCCGGTCAGGTGGTCGCTGTAAGTGGCCTTGCGCAGGTTGTCGCTGGCGTCGCGGCAGTCGGAAATGTCGCGGATGATCATGCAATAGGCCGGCTCGTCGTCGGCTGCCGGGCCGCCGGCGGGAACGTCCTCGTCGCCGCGCAGCGGCAGCGGCGAAATCATGGCGCTGCCCCAGAACTCGCTGCCGTCGGCGCGCCGCCGCAGGCCCTCGTCCAGGGTCCAGCCGTTTTCGTCGGCCTCGCGCAGGCGGTCCAGTTGCTGCGCCTCGGTGGTGGCGCCGTCGGGATAGAAACGCGCGTAGTTTTGGCCTTTGATGCCGGCCGAGTCATAGCCGGTGACGCGCTCGATGCTTTCGTTCCAGGACTCGACCCGTCCCTGGCGATCCAGGCTGACCAGCGCATAGTCGGTGATGTTGGTGATGATGGCATTGAGCCAGGCGTCGGTCT encodes:
- a CDS encoding sensor domain-containing diguanylate cyclase; the protein is MSALAEHPDAQEYEALLQFLYLAPVGLVQLAADGAIQMLNPLSAQLLMPLSRDGGLTNLFEALAPVAPDLRSQCASFAAPQGQVCDAVRLYLHADDNGAGPQVMSLSVLKLNADRLMAVLTDVTVQDRRERQLRKTDAWLNAIITNITDYALVSLDRQGRVESWNESIERVTGYDSAGIKGQNYARFYPDGATTEAQQLDRLREADENGWTLDEGLRRRADGSEFWGSAMISPLPLRGDEDVPAGGPAADDEPAYCMIIRDISDCRDASDNLRKATYSDHLTGLSNRRAFFEAAELELTRRKKAVRPVALIVIDADHFKAVNDGHGHPAGDAVLAHLAQTMRRVCRQVDVLARIGGEEFAIILPSVALDDALAIAERLRAEVASAPVTYAQQPIAYSISLGVAVMDDTLAGFDDLMKRADEALYAAKRGGRNRVAAWQAPAPA